In the Dysidea avara chromosome 14, odDysAvar1.4, whole genome shotgun sequence genome, AGTTACACGCATGCGTATGCTTACcataatacataatacatagCACTTCCTCCCCTCTAGAAAAAATTACATTTGAGAAATTACAACGATTGGGAGGGGGGTATAAGTAATCGAGAAAAAATTACAACAATTTGAAAAATTACAACAATCAAGAGATACATATagcaaaaggaaaaaaaaaagaagtaatGTGTGCATTAAAGTTCAGTTCATTTCTTCAATCAACCTCACAGGTGGATGACGGTTTCTAGTTGGCCGCAATGTCACTAACTCCTGTCCATGCGAATCATTGAGGGAATTGCTTTCTACTTCTAAAGGCACAAAAGGTACTACTTCGTTGTTTGTTGTAGTGGACTCATCCTGTTTATCATGCTCCTGATCACCTTGTTCATTTTCAGGAGTTGGGTTTCCAACATCTAAAGTGCTGGTACCAGGCAGCAGGTGATCAACATTTGCTTGGCAGGAATGTCCATCTACAGACACTTCATAGTTTAGAGGGCCCAATACCTTGGTTACAATGCCCTTTCTCCATCGATCAGTAGCATTGGGGTGCAGATCACGTACTATGATATTGTCATTGACAGCAAAAGTTCGAGGTTGTTTGTCACCCACTTGCATCTCGGCAGCTTGCTCCAATTGCTGTGAAATACAAGGGTGTACTAAAGAAAGGCGAGTCCGTGGCACACGGTTGAGGAGAAGCTCTGCCGGAGTTCTGGATGTTGTAGTATGCTGTGATGTGTGTATCCAAGGTGACATCCTTGGTCACCTTTGCTTTGCTCAAGGCATGCCTGACGGTCTTTACCATATTTTCTGCCAGCCCATTGGAAGAGGGATGGTAAGGTGGTACCCGGCGATGCACAATGCCATTAGCTGCAACAAACTGCTGGAACTCCATAGATTGAAAAGGTGAGCCATTGTCGGAGACTAAGGTGGTGGGAAGACCATGACAACCAAAAATGTGTCGAAGTTTGTCAATGGGCTGACGTTGAAGACACAATGTGTACTTCCGGCCACCTTGAATAGGCATCAACAGCAACCAACAATAAGTGCCCACCAAAATGGGGATGGTCCACATGTACTCTTTGCCATGGGTGTTGGGGGATCATGCATGGGTGAGCCGGTGCCTTTGGTGGGTTCCTGCTAGCAGTACAGCATTCAACACAAGCACGGCAAACTTCTTCAATTTTGGAGTCTAATCCTGGCCACCAGAAATAGCTACGAGCAAGGGACTTCATTCTGCTCATCCCCAAATGGCTGGTATGGAGTTCCTGTAACAGTGACTGACGGAAAGCCAGAGGGATTACCTCTCTCGAACCCCATAGGACACAACCATCCAGGACAGACTATTCTGTATAACGCTTGCGAAAAGGGCACTATCGAGTGCTTGCCCAGATAATGGCAATCTTGACATGCAGTCAGCACAGTGATTAGCTGTACCATTGATATGTTCAATGGTATACTGGTATGCACTGAGGGTAAGGGCCCACCTCTGCATTCGTGCCGTGGCCATGGGTGGTATACCCTGCTTATTCCCAAAAATCTTGCAGAGAAGGCGATGGTCCGTTACGAGTATGAATGGACGACCATACAGGTACTGGTGAAAACGACGTATCCCAAACACCAGGGCTAAACCTTCACGCTCAATCTGTGCATATGCTTGTTCAGGCTTGGAAAGTGTGCATGATACATAGGCAACAGGCTTCTGGCTGCCATCATCCATTATGTGCACCAAACAAGCACCTAAGCCATATGCTGATGCATCACAAAATAACTTGACTGGCCAATTAACATCATAATGGGCTAATGCCCTTCCAGAACTAAGCAATTGCTTGGCAGTATCAAAAGCTTTCTGGTGCACACTTGTCCAAGCCCAACTAACATTCTTCTGCAACAACTGGTTTAATGGGTGTAATGTATGCGACACATTATGTAAGAACCTAGCATTATAGGTCAACATACCAAGGAATGATTGTAGTTCCTACTTGTTGGTCGGAGCAGGTGCATCTCTAATGCCAGCTATCCTCTCTGCTGTTGGCTTGACACCTTGTGGAGAAATCGTATGCCCTAAAAATTCCAAGTCCTTGGCAAAGAACTCACACTTGGATTGCTTCAGTTTGAGTCCATACTCTCTCAATCGATGTAGCACCATCCGAAGATTCTCAATGTGCTCTGGTCTGGTGCGACCTGTAATTAGAATGTCATCAATATAATAAGCACAATTGGGGATTCCAGCTAAGACCTGGGTCATAGCACGTTGCCACAGGGATGGTGCTGTGGTGATACCAAAAGGAAGATGAGTATACATATACAAACCACGATGGGTATTGATAGTGAGGAGTGGCTTTCATTTGCTTATATTTTGTCAAAGGTAAATGAAAGTCATTTACCTTTGACTTTCATTTGCTTATATTCCCTAGCTAGGTCAAGTTTAGTGTAGGACTCACCATTGGCTAAGGCACTAAACATCTTCTCTAGTGTGGGCAGGGGGTATGTATGAGACTGCAGAACAGGGTTAATGGAGACCTTGAAATCCCCACAAAACCTGATACCCCCATCCTTCTTATGTACCACGACGATCAGTGTTGCCCAATCGCTTCTCTCCACTGGCACTAGTTCCCCTTCCTGTACTTGTTGTAACTGTCTCTCCACCTTTTCCTTAAGTGCGAATGGTACCGGGTGGGCCTTGTGAAAATGAGGGGTAACTGATTCAATGATGGTAACAGTTGCTTCAATTCCTTTCTAAACTCCTAATTCATCCTGAAAAACCTCTGGGATTTCTTTGATCAAGTCAACTTTCACCACATTAATAGTTGTTTGGTGGACAGTGGTGGTGGCTTGGGTAATCAGTGAAATAAGGTCAAAGTTAAGCAATGCCATCCAATCTCTTCCCAAGAGGGTTAACTGCTTCTTTACATCTACTACTACAAACACTGCTGAGATGGTACAATCGTCGATTTTAATAGTAGTCTGGCATTCCCCAGCGACAACCAGTGGGGATTTATCATATTGGTATAAGGAAACTCGAGATGGCTTTAACACGCATACATCtgtcaagaactgttcaaagaTTGACAAAGGAATAATAGAGCGTTCTGCCCCTGAATCGATTTCCATCTCAGTTGGTCTTGAGTTGATGTCTACTGTGAGCAGAAACTTGTTTGCTCGTGTGCCTAACTGTAAAATGTTATTGCAAGTACCCTGAGCTGTTACTACTGTTGTCATCATCACTTTCAACAGTCTCTAGCATGGAACCAATACGCTTACCCTTGGCAGTGTCCTTGTCTTGTCGGTCAGCAGGCTTCTTGGAATGACACACTGAAGCCAAATGTCCAACCTTCTGGCAATTGCGGCATTTAAACATTTTGTATTTGCATTGCCTTGGTTGGTGGCCAGACCTGCCACAGCGATAACATAGAGGTCTGGCAGACATCTTGTGCAACTCCCTGCTCAATCGCTCAGCTGAAGCACCATGTATTCCCCGGCTTTCCCTTGTGGCTGTCTCAGCTGCAGTGGCCTTCTGAATAGCCGTTTGTAGTGTCAGGTCCTGTATATTGAGGAGTTCGCGTTGGCATTTATGATCGTTCAAACCACAGACAAACTGATCATGAAGGGCGGTGTCCAAATACTGGCCGAAATTGCATGTCTTCGCTATCCGCTTTAAGGCTGAGATAAAATCAGTGGTTCTTTCTTGATCTTCCTGTGTACGCTTGAAGAACTTATAGCATTTTGCTATCTCAATAGTTTGAGGCCGGTAGTGTGCTGTCAGTAGTGTTACCACTTGGTCCAGTGTTAACGTCACAATATCATTAGGACTTGCCAAATCATGTAGTTTTACAAAGGCAGTTTGCCCCAACATAGTTACAAAAAGGGCTTTCTTGCGGGCTTGCTGGGCTTCATCTCCGGACTTGATGTTATTGGCCGTACAGTAGAATTCAAAACGCTGACAGAAGTCTTCTATTGTTTTTTTTGCTGAGTCAAATTCTTTAATTTGCCCATGAGCCATCCTCATCGCCAAAAATGTAGTAACGTTACATTCATCAGCCTTGTGTTCAGATTCTAATTAATCACTACTCAACAAGTTACACGCATGCGTGCCATAAAGAATGCTTACcataatacataatacatagcagtacatgtactgtacttcaGTTACTTCAGTAATAGTCACATTTGTCTGAGGTACTTGACAATAATGGTTTATTCTCTCCTCACAAATAGCGTAAATCTTTCAAAATACCACTGCTGCTTCCTCCAGAACTTTATACTCTTTCTGCCTCTTAGTATTCTCCAACAGTTGAAACTGCAAAAGACAAGGTAGCTTTTTTCAGCATTATGATACCCTAGGTGAGTTCAGAGTACCTATCAACCTGTTAATGTGGTGGTGTTGATTACAAAACCCAGCCATCCCTATATATGTACCAGCTGCTCTACCTCCAAAGTAGGGAAAAATTCTGCACTCACCTCCTTGTGTGTAGAACCATGGCAGCACAACAGCAGAAAAGTGCATTGTTTCATATTAACTGTTGCTGCATAAGAATGTATGTACTTAAGTCATTCATTGCACATGTGTGTCTGTGCACAAACAATTCATGAGTCATTTACTTGTGTTATGTGCAGGGTTTGTAATTGATGGATGGGATCACCCTATCAACCTGGTGCCCATAATAACAATACTAGTGTGTGTTATGTTTGGTGGTGCACCACGAAGCCTGCTGAGTGTATGGGTACTGATCAATGCTGCATTCATACATTTGTGGATGGATGGGTAagtcttgtttttttttttttgttttttttttttttttctagcGCTCTATGACACCCATAGATAGCCAGCAGACCACAAAGAGTGATTCCCCCTACACTCATTTTCATATGTACCTCATTTATAAGCATCTGTAAATCAGTGATGATTTTGTGTTTtaaaatatatactgtacaccaTTGTACTCAGTATCATGGTAAATCCTTTGATGTTTATTTGTAATGTCCATTGAAAAACACTCATTTTCAAAACATTGTCTTAATACTTGATGTATTCATATtcatactttgatgaaatgttATATTTTTCCTATACAGATTGGTAGGAGTGACTGGAATGGGTCCGAAGTATTTATCTGATGAGTATGCAATCCTTGATAGTCGGTACTGGCCCACAAAGGATTCCGGTGTGATGATCATATCATTAATAGAACTAACCATTATGGGAccattgtgtgtgttgtggtaAGTGATGATATCAACACCCTCTATTTATttatgtgacctgctgaacaACAACCGCGGGTGTTTATATTTGCCATtcaaatacattgggtaaaatacATCGGTAAAAAATGCATGTTGGCATGACGTTTATCATTGCCTTTTCTAAGCCTGGACAACCATCTTGCTTAATAGCATGGGCATATTaggccaaaaactataccttgatgaatggcCCAGTtgatggtgaatagaatgacacaagtcccaactctgttGGCTATTGCACTCGAGACTTATGATTAATTAaacaagcgcctgtaatttttttCCCTTATAGGTACTGTACAGTTGATTGTTTTGCCCTTGTTGTCTGTTGCTATAACTCTGGAGGcacttaccagataaggctgaaactttaatagcccattggtttttccctctagacaacaaaaagtcataaaatgaaggTTTGCTTAACGTATCACATATAGTACATACTGATATGTAGCACTGCTTTTGTGGATCAAACGTACTGCCCTGTTGTACATATGCCATGGTTTGTATACTTACCACTTTTGGTGTAACTTTCACTTTCTCTGAAATTGTGAACTTAATGAAAAGAGAAGCACAAATATAATAGACTAAGctagtatatatgtgacctgatctgcaagaatcccataatAATGTTAGTGTAACAGTGatgcaatgggtgaaatatttatgaAATAATTCCAAGATCTGTTTTGTGTCAGTTCTCTCAAGGGGACGGAAGATACGGGATTGAGCATTAGTTTGCTTTGTGTTGGGCGTCATTTTTTCCTTACGTTTTTGCCTTCGCCCTCATTGTAGGAAGCACCTGGAAGTCTAAAGTTACCCAGCAATAGATTTGCTTGTTCATAGAGAACCTGATAGTATAAGTTACATTGCAGTAGAAGATTGCATTcgtaagttatgaccatttgattacgcacctgtagtttattttctgtattgtcacagtacaaatcgatttttctgttgttgccactttgtagtgctgtaacttcaaaagttcttggcttctagagctaaAACTTTGGTTAACCATTCCTTTGGTTATCTAGGTaaaaaaaatggaattcaaaaaaatgcactaacatgtGGTGTTcctgcagatccggtcacatatatccgTCTGTGTATACACTATTTTCAATGTAGCTACTGATGTTTCCAAAATAGTGACGTGATGATACATGTGTCTTGTTCATGTATTCCCAGACTAGTTCCTATACAGTAGTACAAGCTATACAAATAACATACGTACCAGTCCTCCATAAATACTTGATTCTTTGCTGTTTTGCAATATAGCACATCATGTAATAACTATACAGTTGTTAGATGTAGTGTTTCAGGTTACTATATTGCTTGCACTTCATGTTTTCTTACAAATGTAATTTTtatgtacaggtatattgctATTGGAAAGAAACTTTGGTACAGACACTTCCTGTGTCTAGTTACGTCAACATTCCAACTAATGGGTACCTTTCTATATATGTTCTGTGAAATATGGGACAACTTCAAGCACTTACCAGCTAAGGTATTTCCTATTAAAACATTCTTAGAGAGGAATACAGTCAATACTGTGACATGTTAGTTGTTGTGGGACCACACAGAGCTTTATATTGCTTCACTTCAGAACAGTTTAATTACATTATTATGCAGTCAGTGTAAACGTTGTCATTAACATTTGATGGTTTGATCCTTGTAATCTCGTTACTACGATTGACAGAGGTTTTTGTAACGTTTTTCAGTTTTATTGTGTTTCTTTTCAGCTGTGCATTTATCAGTTGTTGAACTATTTCTTTTAGGAATCATGGCCACCTAAATTTGACACATATGAGAAGCTGAAGTATTTCTGGGGAGTATTTATATGCCTCAACCCCATCTGGATACTTGTTCCGATAAGTCTCTACTTCTCTACATGGCAGAAGATGAGGCCAAGCAAGGATAAACAGAATTAATTTCAGCTATGACTGACTGCtggtttatttttattttattgttaGGTTCTATATGTTTGCATCTTTTATATTATGCATATTTTAAGTGTAGTATTTCACTAAATTGACACCCAATTGTACCACACTGTGCATCAGGAAGCTGATTGGCTCCCTTGATGCTGTAATGAAGAAGCTCTGCTTACAAACATCCAATGTCCCAGGAGTTGCCTTTTTCACTGTTATACGTAATCCCCTGCTATCCGGTTATCTATATGATTTATATGTAAAAGGGTACCGGTGCAATGGATGGTAGCTAATACATATACTGGCAACTTTGTTATGATCAGATTTTTATAGAGGGTGCAGGTGACTGATGATTCACTGGAATAACAACTAACTCAGTACAGCATAAGACTGCATGCATGGGTACGGACAGACTGACTTTGCTAGCTCCTAAATCAGCTAGGGAACTGTTGAAAATACTAGCTACATGTCATGTCCACAGGCTAGAAATGCAACCATATCTCTATCATAGCCCTATAGATTAGATGCTGGTATATTGTGGGACAGGGGGTAGCTAATATGGGTCACATGGCCTAAAACAAGATCAGTGGGTTAAATCTctaaatcctgcagatttaggaATAAACGGATAGTACTTATTCAGGTACTGATCATCAGTCAATCACAAGAAAGTAATAGCTAATATAGTAGCTAAATCTTTAAATTTGCTATTGTTATGTAGCTAGGAATATTGTCACTTTTGTGGACACTGTAGACATGCACTCAACACAGCTTGGTGTGTAGCTATGCACTATaggccaacaattgtaaattccttgtttcccgttcTAGTTAGACAAAAAataccatgcgggcgggcggcTATTATAGTTAAatctattatttaatatcaagAATATTAAAGGGAGCCCATTAACTCCAAATTGCTTTTTTTTCTCTCAGATTCAGGAGAGCTAGATTCAAGGTTAGTTGTGATTTGAAAGATTTTACAAAGATTCAAACCTCTAGAAGGTTAGATTTGAAGTTGCGGTGTTTCCTGAGCAGCCAGAAAGGCATTTATGCATAGAGCTGCTGGGTTTGCCATGCTTGTGGTGACATGTGCTAGCTAGTACTGTACTTACTAGCCTGACTTTGTACCAATGGCTACTTGAAGAGATTCACTGCTAGTATTAGGCCAGATACATGCACTAAATAACATCAGAAACTCACATCAGAGTCCACCTATCCAATAACCTAATCTTCATCCCAATGATGAGTGTGCCAAATACCTGGGGGTATCAATTGACTCCAAGCTATCTTTTAACCAGCACATGGACAATGTGTGCAAAAAGGCAAACTctgtattaaattttgtaagGAGAAATTTTACAAACTGCTCACATAAAATCAAAGAAGATCTGTATCTTACATACGTCAAATCCACTTTGGAATATGCAGCTACAGCTTCAGTTGGGCACCTTATAGCAGAAAGTCAATTAACAAACTGGAGTCTGTGACAAAGACGAGCAGCTCGTTTTGTGATGCATGATTATTACCAAACTagcagtgtatcaaacatgtCATTACGTCTTAATTGGAATACCAGTACTCCATCAGTGATGCAGCCATACAACAAGTAACACATGCTAAATATCTGGGAGTTACAAATGATGAAAAGCTATCATGGAATGAACATATTCTGAAAGTAACCAATAAAGCAAGGCAagttaatgcatttttacatcACTATATTTCTAACTGTCCTACACATGTCAAATGTAACATCTATAAGATCATGGTACGCCCAATACTTGAATATGGCTCTACCATCTGGGACCCCCATACCCATCTAAATATTAAAGTATCCAAAGAACTGCTGCAAGATTTTGTTACAACAATTATTTTAAACTTTCCAGTGTTTCTAGAATGCCAGTGTTGAACCAGCTCAGTTTACCTACTCTACTGCAGCAAAGGAGAAAGAAAAGTAAATGTATTATGATATTGATGTTTAATGATCTTATAGACATTCCTGCCAGACACTTTGTATCTAAACAATGTTTACTTCGAGGAGGATACTATATCCAGCTCTCTACAAAAGTTGACTCttataaatttcatttttttccttctgtaattaaattatggaatagtTTACCTCCACCTGTAGTTGATTCTcccacacttaatgattttTATATTAACTTAGATACTTAATGCAtaacacctgtgcattataatctgtcattgattcctgcacagtaataaacacACTTCAAACATCTAAGACTTCAAATGTTGCACAAAATTATTCATAGTAGCGTGGATGTCTCACTACCTAGCTATAAAACACATAGAACAAGGCATACCAGGGGCAGTGACcttaaatttatacagccagacaCAGTTATTGATGCATACAAGTACAGCTTCTTTCCTACATCAGTTCGATTATGGAACAATCTatctattgttattattatctactgtaccagttaggcactggagggtgtacataTACTATAAATTGTAACAATTTAGATACTTTTAAGGAAAATTAGTAACACTGTAACTTAGCCTAAATTATTACACCTATTGTAACATACTCACTCATGTGAGTtcttataataataatgacaccGGCAGCCAcacaactgaactccctgccagtataataaatttgcatgaTGCGGCGGCTCAGAGAATTATATGAAATCTCTTTTAAAATTTAAACTTCTAACTTAGGCTCATAGCAGATACTGGTTAAATGTTAGTTTTACAGCACAAAAGTACAAATAAGAACAGCACAGTGCCATAAAGTTATGGTGTGTATTGGCTACATATTATATCTTTCATAAAATTTCCTCATTGTTGGAATACTGAAAGGATTATATATGGGTGCCTTCTTAGGATTCATGTCTAAGAAATGAATGCTATTTTTATGGTATATTTTCATAATGTCGATGAACTCTAAACACAGTATTTGTAAAGGACATTGGCTGCACATTTCTCAATTGTATAAGGGATACTGTATATGTAATAATGATA is a window encoding:
- the LOC136244189 gene encoding 3-beta-hydroxysteroid-Delta(8),Delta(7)-isomerase-like, with protein sequence MSHKVYPNLAHLDTFPSDLNYTGFVIDGWDHPINLVPIITILVCVMFGGAPRSLLSVWVLINAAFIHLWMDGLVGVTGMGPKYLSDEYAILDSRYWPTKDSGVMIISLIELTIMGPLCVLWYIAIGKKLWYRHFLCLVTSTFQLMGTFLYMFCEIWDNFKHLPAKESWPPKFDTYEKLKYFWGVFICLNPIWILVPISLYFSTWQKMRPSKDKQN